The following proteins are co-located in the Myxocyprinus asiaticus isolate MX2 ecotype Aquarium Trade chromosome 44, UBuf_Myxa_2, whole genome shotgun sequence genome:
- the LOC127434390 gene encoding epidermal growth factor receptor kinase substrate 8-like protein 1: TRDGDYTGGRERERFIRPQVFIQESIHTHKTAGTTVRIFVSSMDISGIPSPPYTQTPNPLSLNPPPPYPGIRANGMVNGQADKSFLRTQLEVDVLNRCFDDIEAFIGKLQQSAEAHIILNQRSKKKKKSQKKSAEEDLLTAKAKPPSEKEFIDTFQIFKYSLSLLARLKSSIFNPTSEELVHHVFKPLLMIVKATRGPGLAASVSSPAMTQGAVTLLQNNLTAQENELWVSLGPNWTQPRSALRSPVAPYTPLFLDGWKLSGTEVTGWVDPVESQHKQDAELSTVYYNNLTPSQPSDYHSHPVQTTDKHDGVVVKERLYRCSYDFVARNNSELSALQGQKLEVIESSKRWWKCRNEYNEIGFIPFNILEPITHMDSPVTHKTPKPPAAPPIFNTLPNPSAVTSDPSAPRPRSMALGQQHLNEDTEKVMQVNDELLQRLTNGKNLSPRLVIPRSMDTSAPLDYNSPAAEVENWLRKKCFSEPTVQCLRVLNGAQLFSLSKEELRAVIPEEGTRVYSQLTVQRAQLEDARRATELEAVMERQKMKVDLKLESETL; this comes from the exons ACGCGTGACGGAGATTACACAGgtgggagggagagagaaagattcATTCGACCTCAAGTGTTCATTCAGGAGAGTATACACACTCACAAAACAGCAGGGACTACAGTAAG GATCTTTGTGTCCAGCATGGATATTTCAGGTATTCCAAGCCCCCCATACACCCAAACCCCAAATCCACTCTCATTGAACCCCCCACCACCCTACCCGGGCATTagag CTAACGGGATGGTAAATGGACAGGCTGATAAGTCATTCCTCAGAACTCAGTTGGAGGTG GATGTGCTCAATCGTTGTTTTGATGATATTGAAGCGTTCATTGGGAAGTTGCAGCAGTCAGCAGAGGCTCATATTATTCTCAACCAAAGgagtaaaaaaaagaagaaaagccaGAAGAAAAGTGCCGAAG aggATCTTCTCACAGCAAAAGCCAAACCACCTTCTGAGAAAGAGTTTATCGACACTTTCCAGATATTTAAATACAGTTTGAGTCTGCTG GCACGGTTAaaatcttccatcttcaatccgACCTCAGAAGAGCTCGTTCATCACGTCTTCAAACCTCTCTTGATG atagTGAAGGCAACAAGAGGTCCTGGTTTAGCTGCATCTGTGTCCAGTCCGGCTATGACACAAGGAGCCGTGACTCTGCTACAGAATAACTTGACAGCACAGGAAAATGAGTTATGGGTCTCACTGGGGCCCAACTGGACACAGCCAAG ATCTGCTCTGCGGAGCCCTGTGGCGCCATACACACCCTTATTTCTGGATGGATGGAAGCTTTCAGGGACAGAGGTCACCGGTTGGGTCGACCCGGTGGAATCACAACACAAACAAGACGCAGAGCTCTCTACAGTTTAttacaataat CTTACGCCCTCTCAGCCCTCCGATTATCACTCTCATCCAGTTCAGACCACAGACAAACA TGATGGTGTTGTTGTGAAAGAGAGGTTATATCGCTGCAGTTATGACTTTGTTGCACGAAACAACAGTGAGCTTTCAGCACTGCAAGGACAAAAGCTAGAG GTGATCGAATCATCTAAGCGCTGGTGGAAGTGTCGTAATGAATATAATGAAATTGGATTCATACCGTTCAACATTCTGGAGCCCATCACACACATGGATAGCCCTGTAACACATAAAACTCCAAAG CCGCCCGCTGCTCCACCAATCTTCAACACCCTGCCTAATCCCTCCGCCGTGACCTCTGACCCCAGCGCCCCTCGGCCACGCAGCATGGCTCTCGGACAACAACATCTAAATGAGGATACAGAGAAAG TGATGCAGGTAAATGATGAATTACTGCAGCGACTAACAAACGGAAAGAATTTATCTCCCCGTCTGGTGATTCCTCGCTCCATGGACACATCGGCCCCGCTGGATTACAACTCGCCAGCTGCAGAGGTGGAAAACTGGCTGCGAAAGAAATGCTTCAGTGAACC GACAGTTCAGTGTTTGCGAGTGCTGAATGGAGCTCAGCTCTTCTCTCTTAGTAAAGAAGAGCTGCGTGCTGTTATTCCTGAAGAGGGCACTAGAGTCTACAGTCAGCTCACAGTACAGAGAGCCCAGCTGGAG gATGCTCGTAGAGCGACAGAGTTGGAGGCTGTGATGGAGAGACAGAAGATGAAGGTGGATCTGAAACTGGAGAGTGAAACTCTATGA